In a single window of the Flavivirga spongiicola genome:
- a CDS encoding thioredoxin family protein — protein MRKILLGIACLVGLSTMAQNREIEFKVRPWKTQLAAAKKENKLIFFDAYTTWCGPCKVMARDVFTRDKIADLFNDKFVNVKYDMEKGEGIALKDKYEVSAYPTYLFINGDGEVVHKIVGSMTANEFINEANKALNPESTMYGLAKNFEASGHSEASAIAYLDAIKKAYESEKMSVVSKIYFDALEKSTLLDEHNWKLALKYLNNPSSKAFAYLYNNMSKLKKTYKVSEVNNYFQQVFVSSVSRIKRSYNKKSGVKEAKENSKAIRKLLKEGNDYSKVLLAKLDLIEFSAKNQWDKFGVKLDAMCNDVEFSNKSYVLIEAANDIATANQEKQYENALRCADLIEKNTPGLFTQIQLAELRKRVLIRQGKKAEAEAMSQKEKKLRKEAMDKRAMSPPMYRD, from the coding sequence ATGAGAAAAATACTTTTAGGAATAGCTTGTTTAGTGGGGTTGTCTACAATGGCTCAAAATCGTGAAATTGAATTTAAAGTACGACCATGGAAAACACAACTGGCAGCAGCAAAAAAAGAAAACAAACTCATCTTTTTTGATGCCTATACCACATGGTGTGGCCCTTGTAAAGTTATGGCTAGAGATGTATTTACCAGAGATAAGATAGCAGATTTGTTTAATGATAAGTTTGTCAATGTGAAATATGATATGGAAAAAGGTGAAGGCATAGCTTTAAAAGATAAATATGAGGTTAGTGCTTATCCTACATATCTATTTATTAATGGAGATGGAGAAGTGGTTCATAAAATAGTTGGAAGTATGACAGCTAATGAATTTATAAATGAAGCTAATAAAGCACTTAATCCGGAAAGTACGATGTACGGATTGGCAAAGAATTTTGAGGCTTCAGGACATTCTGAAGCAAGTGCTATAGCATATTTGGATGCCATAAAAAAAGCCTATGAATCTGAAAAAATGAGCGTCGTTTCAAAAATATATTTTGATGCTCTTGAAAAGTCTACATTGTTAGACGAACACAACTGGAAGCTCGCTTTAAAATACTTGAATAATCCATCATCAAAAGCCTTTGCTTATTTATATAATAATATGTCAAAATTGAAAAAGACATACAAAGTAAGTGAAGTAAATAATTACTTTCAGCAAGTTTTTGTCTCTTCAGTTTCTAGGATTAAAAGGTCTTATAATAAGAAAAGTGGCGTAAAAGAGGCTAAGGAAAATAGTAAAGCTATAAGAAAATTATTAAAAGAAGGAAATGATTATTCAAAAGTATTACTCGCTAAATTAGACCTTATTGAATTTTCTGCTAAAAATCAATGGGATAAGTTTGGAGTAAAATTAGACGCCATGTGCAATGATGTTGAATTTTCTAATAAGAGCTACGTTTTAATTGAAGCAGCCAATGATATTGCGACTGCAAATCAAGAAAAACAATATGAGAATGCATTAAGATGTGCCGATTTAATAGAGAAGAATACTCCTGGATTGTTTACTCAAATACAGTTAGCTGAGCTACGAAAAAGAGTGTTAATACGTCAGGGAAAAAAGGCTGAGGCAGAAGCCATGTCTCAAAAAGAAAAAAAATTAAGAAAAGAGGCCATGGACAAAAGGGCAATGAGTCCTCCAATGTATAGAGATTAA
- a CDS encoding CASTOR/POLLUX-related putative ion channel → MKNSFRERLNYKAERFLSKGGTSIFKSLLILFIVVFVILTGLRLLLINLFPSLDYTGNIFRDIWVTFLEMTDPGNMNQDNEAPTYLKILTVLSGLTGVILLSMLIGFITTALDTMLYDFRKGRGKVIENNHTIILGWNERVVDVIRELILANESEDKASVVILSREDKEVMDNLITKRLPDTLTTEVITTQGDYANINELKRVNLESARSIIILANCSESATIAKKIASDVQSVKSILAITACQDGKNELPIIAEIFTKEKRDIISFFEDDNIIAIDSWDIMGKLLIQTSLTSGLDTVYKEILSFDGCEIYFYEDDWNETNFYELSYHMKDGIPLGVYSEEEGLVLRPPTDTILKNGDTVVILAEDDSTIAFENKQYFFPDNSKKIINKRLEQKRKRILILGWHKVAEVFIEEATDYLLEGSDFDIMFDTPTEELQDIIKKVTEEYEDFNINLHDSNPLDLEKLQTINPESYDTVVILSQSMEEQSADKIDSDTLIILLLLRKLLNKDNGLHIITQVLNSENQEIITQTNVDDFIISNKLITMILAQLSEETLMKNFYDDIFSEDGSEIYVKPATLYFDTFPQTISFADTIFCAHQRDEICLGIRKGDFSKSLDDNFGIKLNPDKDMAIQLTENDFLIVLSEDEL, encoded by the coding sequence ATGAAAAATTCTTTCAGAGAGCGTTTAAACTATAAAGCTGAACGTTTTTTAAGCAAAGGAGGCACTTCCATATTTAAAAGTCTTTTAATCTTATTTATAGTTGTTTTTGTAATACTTACAGGACTACGGTTGTTACTTATAAACCTATTTCCTAGTTTAGATTATACGGGCAATATTTTTAGAGATATTTGGGTGACTTTTTTAGAAATGACAGATCCTGGGAATATGAATCAGGATAATGAGGCACCGACCTACCTCAAAATTTTAACAGTACTTTCTGGTTTAACAGGTGTTATTTTATTGTCTATGCTCATCGGTTTTATCACGACGGCATTAGATACGATGCTTTATGATTTTAGAAAGGGCAGGGGTAAAGTTATAGAGAATAATCACACTATAATTTTAGGTTGGAACGAGCGAGTAGTTGATGTTATTAGAGAACTTATTTTAGCTAACGAAAGTGAAGATAAGGCTTCGGTCGTTATTTTATCCAGAGAAGATAAAGAAGTGATGGATAATCTTATTACTAAACGTCTTCCGGATACGCTAACTACAGAGGTTATTACGACACAAGGTGATTATGCAAATATTAATGAATTAAAGCGGGTAAATTTAGAATCCGCACGTTCTATCATTATCTTGGCAAATTGTTCAGAAAGTGCGACCATAGCTAAAAAAATAGCTAGTGATGTGCAATCTGTTAAATCGATATTAGCCATTACAGCTTGTCAGGATGGTAAAAATGAACTACCAATAATTGCTGAAATTTTTACTAAAGAAAAACGAGACATCATTAGCTTTTTTGAAGATGATAATATTATCGCTATAGATAGTTGGGATATTATGGGGAAACTCCTTATTCAGACATCTTTAACAAGCGGTTTAGATACTGTTTATAAAGAAATTTTATCGTTTGATGGTTGTGAGATCTATTTCTATGAGGATGATTGGAATGAAACTAATTTCTACGAGTTAAGTTACCATATGAAAGACGGGATTCCTTTAGGAGTCTATTCTGAAGAAGAAGGGTTGGTTTTACGTCCGCCAACAGATACTATACTTAAAAATGGAGATACCGTTGTTATTTTAGCAGAAGACGATTCCACAATAGCTTTCGAGAATAAGCAATATTTCTTCCCTGATAATTCTAAGAAAATTATAAATAAACGCTTAGAACAAAAAAGGAAACGTATCCTTATTTTAGGTTGGCACAAGGTAGCTGAGGTCTTTATTGAAGAAGCTACAGATTATTTATTAGAAGGTTCGGATTTTGATATTATGTTCGATACACCTACTGAAGAATTACAAGATATTATTAAAAAGGTAACAGAAGAATACGAAGATTTTAATATAAACCTTCATGATTCTAATCCATTAGATTTAGAAAAACTGCAAACTATAAATCCAGAAAGCTATGATACGGTTGTTATTTTATCTCAGAGTATGGAAGAGCAATCCGCTGATAAAATAGATTCCGATACACTTATTATCCTATTACTATTAAGAAAATTATTGAATAAGGATAATGGATTACACATTATCACGCAGGTTTTAAATTCTGAAAACCAGGAGATTATCACTCAAACCAATGTCGACGATTTCATTATTAGTAATAAGCTAATTACTATGATTTTAGCACAATTAAGTGAAGAGACATTAATGAAGAATTTTTATGATGATATTTTCTCAGAAGATGGTAGTGAAATATATGTAAAACCAGCAACTTTATACTTCGATACGTTCCCACAAACTATATCATTTGCAGACACTATTTTTTGTGCACACCAACGTGATGAAATCTGTTTAGGGATTAGAAAAGGAGATTTTAGTAAATCTTTAGACGATAACTTTGGTATTAAACTTAATCCAGACAAAGATATGGCTATCCAGCTTACTGAAAACGATTTCTTGATTGTTTTGAGTGAGGATGAACTTTAG
- a CDS encoding TerB family tellurite resistance protein, which yields MIIFGTRGVRSTKATGMFDCPQCEDNRGYRHRKVTQFFTLYFIPLIPLGNKGEYVECDHCKGTFITKVINNTASADKEAFMAMYEQAIRHVMVKIMLADGVIDSNERTMVLRIINKYGHNDMSSFQLDDYIKEVQADSSDISTYLKNVGPSLNEHGKELLIKCALDVAYSDGHFDDSERIMILEMGKVMEMSSAHVKGIMAEFVEQLN from the coding sequence ATGATTATTTTTGGAACTAGAGGTGTACGTTCAACTAAAGCAACAGGGATGTTTGATTGTCCACAATGTGAAGACAATAGAGGGTACAGACACAGAAAAGTAACCCAATTTTTTACCTTATATTTTATTCCGCTTATCCCTTTAGGAAATAAAGGCGAGTATGTAGAGTGCGATCATTGCAAAGGCACTTTTATCACTAAAGTTATAAATAATACAGCATCTGCAGATAAAGAAGCTTTTATGGCTATGTATGAGCAAGCAATACGCCACGTTATGGTAAAAATTATGTTAGCAGATGGAGTTATAGATAGTAACGAAAGAACCATGGTGCTACGTATTATTAATAAATATGGGCATAATGATATGTCATCATTTCAGCTAGATGATTATATTAAAGAAGTACAAGCAGATTCCAGCGATATTTCAACCTATTTAAAAAATGTTGGACCATCTTTAAATGAGCATGGTAAAGAACTTTTAATAAAATGTGCTTTAGATGTAGCCTATTCAGACGGTCATTTTGATGATTCAGAAAGAATAATGATCCTTGAAATGGGTAAAGTCATGGAAATGTCTTCAGCTCATGTTAAAGGTATTATGGCAGAATTTGTTGAACAACTCAATTAA
- the kbl gene encoding glycine C-acetyltransferase, with translation MYSKIKNDLQKEIEEIKAAGLYKSERIITTPQGSEISTTTSSEVLNFCANNYLGLSSHPEVIDAGKKAIDSHGYGLSSVRFICGTQDIHKTLEEKTASFLGMEDCILYAAAFDANGGLFEPILNAEDAIISDALNHASIIDGIRLCKAKRFRYAHNDMADLEEQLIQSEGARRKLIVTDGSFSMDGTIAQLDKICDLADKYDALVMVDECHSTGFIGKTGRGTHEYCDVMGRVDIITGTYGKALGGASGGFTAARKEIVEMLRQRSRPYLFSNTVAPSIVGASIKVLDILSTSTELRDKLEDNTKYFRKEMTAAGFDIIKGDHPIVPVMLYEATLAQEFASKLLEEGIYVIGFFYPVVPKGKARIRVQLSAGHDRYHLDKAIKAFTKIGEELNVIPVKTEI, from the coding sequence ATGTACTCTAAGATAAAGAATGATTTACAGAAAGAAATTGAAGAAATTAAAGCAGCAGGTTTATATAAATCTGAAAGAATTATTACAACACCTCAAGGTTCAGAAATAAGCACAACAACATCATCTGAAGTATTGAATTTTTGTGCCAATAACTATTTAGGGTTGTCATCGCACCCAGAAGTTATTGATGCCGGTAAAAAAGCCATTGATTCTCATGGGTATGGATTATCTTCTGTACGTTTTATTTGTGGAACACAAGATATTCATAAAACATTGGAGGAAAAAACAGCCTCGTTTTTAGGGATGGAAGATTGTATTTTATATGCTGCTGCATTTGATGCAAATGGCGGTTTGTTTGAACCTATATTGAATGCAGAGGATGCTATTATTTCGGATGCTTTAAACCATGCATCAATAATTGATGGCATTCGTTTATGTAAAGCAAAACGATTTAGATATGCTCATAACGATATGGCAGATTTGGAAGAGCAACTCATCCAATCTGAAGGGGCACGTAGAAAATTAATAGTTACAGACGGTTCTTTTTCAATGGACGGAACGATTGCTCAGCTTGACAAAATTTGCGATTTAGCCGATAAGTACGACGCTTTAGTAATGGTTGATGAATGTCATTCTACAGGTTTTATTGGTAAAACAGGACGTGGTACTCATGAATATTGTGATGTTATGGGGCGAGTAGATATTATAACTGGCACCTATGGTAAAGCTTTAGGAGGTGCTTCAGGTGGGTTTACGGCAGCAAGAAAGGAAATTGTAGAGATGTTAAGACAGCGTTCCAGACCTTATTTATTTTCAAATACGGTGGCTCCATCAATAGTTGGAGCTTCTATTAAAGTGTTAGATATACTAAGCACGTCCACAGAACTTCGTGATAAGTTAGAAGATAACACTAAATATTTTAGAAAAGAGATGACTGCGGCAGGATTTGATATAATCAAGGGAGATCATCCTATCGTTCCTGTTATGTTATACGAAGCGACGTTGGCACAAGAGTTTGCTTCAAAATTATTAGAAGAAGGTATCTATGTCATCGGTTTTTTCTATCCGGTAGTACCAAAAGGAAAAGCTAGAATACGTGTTCAATTATCAGCAGGACATGATCGTTATCATTTAGACAAAGCTATCAAAGCTTTTACTAAAATAGGGGAAGAACTTAATGTCATTCCTGTGAAAACGGAAATCTAA
- a CDS encoding NAD-dependent epimerase/dehydratase family protein — MSTTILVIGANGQVGRVLTEALQSKYGKERIIASDLREREDSNGIFEVIDATNFDRIKEVVLQYKVTQIYHLAAILSAKGEENPLKTWDINIKTWLNVLEVSRICNVEKVFYPSSIAVFGNSAPRNNTPNNAYLDPATVYGISKVDGENWAQYYHIKYGLDVRSIRYPGIIGYQSLPGGGTTDYAVDIYHKAVLNEMFTCFLNEDTALPMIFIDDAIRATIEIMEAPVESIKVRTSYNIAGISFSPKEVASEIRELYPDFKIDYKPDFRQDIAEGWPKSIDDSEARMDWGWKPKYDLWAITETMIRELKAQYEMTI; from the coding sequence ATGAGTACGACAATTTTAGTGATAGGAGCAAATGGACAGGTAGGACGTGTGCTTACTGAGGCATTACAGAGTAAATATGGAAAAGAAAGAATCATTGCTTCAGATTTAAGAGAGAGAGAAGATTCAAATGGTATATTTGAAGTTATTGATGCAACAAACTTCGATAGAATTAAGGAAGTTGTTTTACAATATAAAGTGACTCAAATTTATCACTTAGCTGCCATTTTATCTGCTAAAGGAGAAGAAAATCCATTGAAAACCTGGGATATTAATATAAAAACCTGGCTAAATGTTCTTGAAGTCTCTAGAATTTGTAACGTAGAAAAGGTGTTTTACCCAAGTTCGATAGCCGTTTTTGGAAATAGTGCTCCTAGAAATAATACACCTAATAATGCTTATTTAGATCCAGCGACTGTGTATGGTATTAGTAAAGTAGATGGTGAAAACTGGGCGCAATATTACCACATTAAATATGGTTTAGATGTTAGATCTATTCGTTACCCTGGCATTATAGGATATCAGTCATTACCAGGTGGTGGTACTACAGATTATGCAGTAGATATTTATCATAAAGCTGTTTTAAATGAAATGTTTACTTGTTTTTTAAATGAGGATACAGCTTTACCTATGATTTTTATAGATGATGCTATTAGGGCTACTATAGAGATTATGGAAGCTCCGGTTGAAAGTATAAAAGTGAGAACATCCTATAACATAGCAGGGATAAGTTTTTCGCCAAAAGAAGTAGCATCAGAAATCCGTGAATTATATCCCGATTTTAAAATTGACTATAAACCTGATTTCAGGCAAGATATTGCAGAAGGATGGCCAAAGTCTATAGATGATTCTGAAGCGCGAATGGATTGGGGATGGAAACCTAAATACGATTTATGGGCTATTACAGAAACTATGATTCGTGAGCTGAAAGCACAATATGAGATGACAATTTAA
- a CDS encoding Lrp/AsnC family transcriptional regulator, translating to MENLDQTDITILRILQNDSKKTAKEIAKILNLTPSPVYERIRRLENQGFIKKYVAILDKKLLERSVTTICQVSMRYHSEAFIEKFEEQIQNLDEVQECYHMAGQVDFILKINTKGLEDYHNFVKYKLSKIENIGVLNSTFVLKDIKHSSEFYI from the coding sequence ATGGAAAATTTAGACCAAACTGACATTACTATACTTAGAATTTTACAAAATGACTCTAAAAAAACAGCTAAAGAGATTGCTAAAATTTTAAACTTAACACCTTCCCCTGTTTACGAGCGTATCCGTAGGCTTGAAAATCAAGGCTTCATTAAAAAATATGTTGCCATACTTGATAAAAAATTGCTCGAACGATCTGTAACTACTATATGCCAGGTATCTATGCGTTACCATAGTGAGGCCTTTATTGAGAAGTTTGAAGAACAAATTCAAAACTTAGACGAAGTTCAAGAATGCTATCATATGGCTGGCCAAGTGGACTTCATTTTAAAAATAAACACAAAGGGGTTAGAAGATTATCATAATTTCGTGAAGTATAAACTTTCTAAGATTGAAAATATAGGGGTATTGAATAGCACATTCGTTTTAAAAGATATCAAACACTCCTCGGAGTTTTATATCTGA
- a CDS encoding phosphotransferase, with protein MKYICQLTRTKKMTVFPVTTSTLSAKDLGEFIRDKYPLNENFSCELFRTGMNHTYFLSDGNTKYVLRVYSHNWRSKSEIIEEIELLNLLKDNNLNVSFPIQDKNGGFIQEINAPEGIRYVVLFSFAQGGKIRFMNEDTCFLIGSLMAKIHNLTLNKTIARISYDEKSLIESPYKRLTQFFSKELPEMKFIKEIGKSFQKIDFEKTRNGIVHMDIWYDNMAVLNEKEVTLFDFDFCGNGWQILDIGYFCKQLFHIESDKNKYELKRLSFLDGYQSIRILSDNELKLIPEAGSVVFVFYLGVQAQRYDWSNIFLSENYLKMFIGRIKSWTKYNKEKNMVS; from the coding sequence ATGAAATATATTTGCCAACTAACTAGAACTAAAAAAATGACCGTTTTTCCAGTCACAACCTCTACGCTTTCAGCAAAAGATTTAGGTGAATTTATTAGAGATAAATATCCGTTAAATGAAAATTTCAGTTGTGAACTATTTAGGACGGGGATGAATCATACTTATTTTCTTTCCGATGGCAATACAAAGTATGTTTTAAGAGTTTACAGTCATAATTGGAGATCCAAATCCGAAATCATTGAAGAAATAGAACTTTTAAATTTACTAAAAGATAATAATTTAAACGTTTCTTTTCCTATTCAGGATAAAAATGGCGGGTTTATTCAAGAAATAAATGCTCCAGAAGGGATTCGATACGTAGTACTTTTTTCGTTTGCTCAAGGTGGAAAAATAAGATTTATGAACGAAGATACTTGTTTCTTAATTGGCTCTCTAATGGCAAAAATTCATAATCTAACCTTAAATAAAACTATTGCCCGAATATCTTATGACGAAAAATCACTTATAGAATCACCTTATAAGCGTTTAACACAATTCTTTTCTAAGGAATTACCTGAAATGAAATTTATCAAAGAAATTGGCAAATCTTTTCAGAAAATTGATTTTGAAAAAACTCGAAATGGTATTGTTCATATGGACATTTGGTATGATAATATGGCTGTATTAAATGAAAAAGAGGTAACATTGTTCGACTTCGATTTTTGTGGGAATGGGTGGCAGATTTTAGACATTGGATATTTCTGTAAACAGCTATTCCACATTGAAAGTGATAAAAATAAGTACGAGTTAAAAAGATTAAGTTTTTTAGATGGTTATCAAAGTATCAGAATATTATCAGATAATGAGTTAAAATTAATTCCGGAAGCTGGTTCGGTCGTTTTTGTCTTTTATCTTGGTGTTCAAGCTCAAAGATATGATTGGTCAAATATTTTTCTGTCTGAGAATTACCTCAAAATGTTTATTGGAAGAATAAAATCTTGGACAAAATATAATAAAGAAAAAAATATGGTCAGCTAA
- a CDS encoding YheT family hydrolase has product MPVIESKYKPSFFFKKGFISTVYSGLVRRVKDVKQKRERITLFDGDFIDLDWSFSKEKTKKLVILLHGLEGNGQRPYMTGAAKLFNDSDIDAVCVNFRGCSGEDNLKYRSYHSGATEDLDAIITHIISEKEYSEIYLKGISLGANMILKYLGERAVVPSQIKAAVTASVPCYLYGSAKALHTFKNKLYHDRFLKHLVNRLKNKQQHFKEDLSIKDIASIKTLFDFDNLYTAKAHGFKDALDYYEKCSCLQFLPNIKIPALIINALNDSFLSPECYPVKAAKNNRYLYLEMPQHGGHVGFVDKKGVYYNEKRALEFVKQTY; this is encoded by the coding sequence ATGCCAGTAATAGAATCAAAGTATAAGCCTTCTTTCTTTTTTAAAAAAGGGTTCATTTCAACCGTGTATTCTGGTCTGGTTAGACGTGTTAAAGACGTAAAACAAAAACGAGAACGTATTACGTTGTTTGATGGAGATTTTATTGATTTAGATTGGAGTTTTTCAAAAGAAAAAACAAAGAAGCTTGTTATTTTGTTGCACGGATTAGAAGGAAACGGGCAGCGGCCATATATGACAGGTGCAGCAAAGCTTTTTAATGATAGCGATATAGATGCAGTGTGCGTGAATTTTAGAGGCTGTAGCGGAGAAGATAATTTAAAATACCGTAGCTATCATTCTGGAGCTACCGAAGATTTGGATGCTATTATTACTCATATTATTTCAGAAAAAGAATACTCGGAAATTTATTTAAAAGGCATCAGTTTAGGGGCTAATATGATTTTAAAATATTTGGGAGAAAGGGCAGTAGTACCTAGCCAAATAAAGGCAGCCGTTACAGCTTCAGTACCTTGTTATTTATATGGTTCGGCCAAAGCTTTGCATACTTTTAAAAATAAACTGTATCATGATCGGTTTTTAAAACATTTAGTAAATCGTTTAAAAAATAAACAACAACATTTTAAAGAAGATTTAAGCATTAAAGACATAGCCTCTATAAAAACATTATTCGACTTTGATAATCTTTACACTGCCAAAGCACATGGTTTCAAAGATGCTTTAGATTATTATGAAAAATGCAGCTGCTTACAGTTTCTTCCTAATATTAAGATCCCGGCTTTAATTATTAATGCCTTAAACGATTCATTTTTATCTCCGGAATGTTATCCGGTAAAAGCTGCAAAAAACAACCGGTATCTTTATTTAGAAATGCCTCAACATGGCGGACATGTAGGCTTTGTAGACAAAAAGGGTGTTTACTATAATGAAAAACGAGCCTTAGAGTTTGTTAAACAAACCTATTAG
- the ade gene encoding adenine deaminase: MKLQGQIVDIQNGLIYKGEITVENGKILSIIEKEHTNNQYILPGFVDAHIHIESSMLVPSEFARLAVMHGTVATVSDPHEIANVLGVEGIEFMIDNGKKVPFKFNFGAPSCVPATHFESAGAVINSDAIKTLLENPDIKYLTEMMNYPGVLFDNDEVLKKIAWAKYYNKPIDGHAPGLRGDDVTKYINAGISTDHECFTYEEALEKLEKGMKVLIREGSAAKNFEALIDLLPEHFENMMFCSDDKHPDDLLLHHINNLCARAVAKGIDVFKVLKAACINPVKHYNLDVGLLQEGAFADFILVEDLTHFKTIQTYINGELVFDKGTSLIQPAVFKNLNNFNCNKKNISDFRFESSSKRIRVIEALEGQLVTNELVANASVSDGNLISNIENDILKMAVVNRYQNQKPAIAFIKNFGLKEGAIASSVGHDSHNIIVVGVSDDAICKAVNLLVENKGGICAISNSEEKALPLPVAGIMSDKDGEIIGKQYAELDTMAKHLGSPLHAPYMTLSFMALLVIPSLKLSDKGLFNGTDFEFTSLEV, translated from the coding sequence TTGAAATTACAAGGACAAATAGTCGATATACAAAACGGACTCATTTATAAAGGTGAAATTACTGTTGAAAATGGAAAGATTTTATCTATTATAGAAAAAGAGCATACAAATAATCAATATATCCTTCCAGGATTTGTAGATGCTCATATCCATATAGAAAGCTCTATGTTAGTGCCTAGTGAGTTTGCCAGATTAGCAGTCATGCATGGCACTGTAGCTACCGTTTCTGATCCTCATGAAATAGCAAATGTATTGGGGGTAGAAGGTATTGAATTTATGATTGATAATGGTAAAAAGGTGCCTTTTAAATTCAATTTTGGAGCACCATCTTGTGTGCCGGCTACTCATTTTGAGTCAGCGGGAGCCGTTATAAATTCTGATGCTATAAAAACGCTGCTTGAAAACCCGGATATCAAGTATTTAACAGAAATGATGAACTACCCTGGGGTGTTGTTTGATAATGATGAAGTTCTAAAAAAAATAGCCTGGGCGAAATATTATAATAAACCAATTGATGGTCATGCCCCCGGTTTAAGAGGAGACGATGTTACAAAATATATCAATGCCGGAATTTCTACAGATCACGAATGTTTTACTTATGAAGAAGCTTTAGAAAAGCTTGAAAAAGGGATGAAAGTTCTCATAAGAGAAGGGAGTGCCGCTAAAAACTTTGAAGCCTTAATAGATTTACTTCCGGAACATTTTGAAAACATGATGTTTTGTAGTGATGATAAACATCCTGATGATCTGCTATTGCACCATATTAATAACTTATGTGCTAGAGCTGTAGCAAAAGGAATAGATGTTTTTAAAGTATTAAAAGCGGCATGTATTAATCCCGTAAAACATTATAATTTAGATGTTGGCTTACTTCAAGAAGGCGCATTTGCAGATTTTATTCTTGTAGAAGACTTAACCCATTTTAAAACGATTCAGACCTATATAAATGGCGAATTAGTTTTCGATAAAGGCACATCTTTAATACAACCAGCGGTGTTTAAAAACCTTAACAACTTTAACTGTAATAAAAAAAACATATCAGATTTTAGATTTGAATCGTCGTCAAAACGAATTCGTGTCATAGAAGCTTTAGAAGGTCAATTAGTGACTAACGAACTTGTCGCTAACGCTTCAGTTTCTGATGGAAACCTGATTTCTAATATTGAAAACGATATCCTTAAAATGGCAGTTGTTAATCGGTATCAAAATCAAAAACCAGCGATTGCTTTTATTAAGAATTTTGGATTAAAAGAAGGCGCTATAGCGTCTTCTGTTGGCCACGATTCTCATAATATTATTGTAGTAGGTGTTAGTGATGATGCGATTTGTAAAGCAGTGAATTTGCTTGTTGAAAATAAAGGAGGCATTTGTGCTATTTCTAATTCAGAAGAAAAAGCATTACCACTTCCTGTAGCGGGTATTATGAGTGATAAAGATGGTGAAATTATTGGGAAACAATATGCAGAATTAGACACTATGGCAAAGCACTTGGGGAGTCCTCTTCACGCCCCTTATATGACATTATCATTCATGGCTTTATTGGTAATTCCTTCGTTAAAATTGAGTGATAAAGGATTATTTAATGGTACCGATTTTGAATTTACTTCTCTAGAAGTTTGA